Part of the Streptomyces antimycoticus genome, TGGAGCAGCACGCGCGCATACGCGACCTCTTCACGGAGGTGAAGAGCGCCGAGGGCACACACAAACAGCAGGCGTTCGACGAGTTGCGCGCCCTGCTGGCGGTGCACGAGACGGCGGAGGAGATGATCGTCCGTCCGGTCGCCGAGGACACCATCGGCAAGGACGAGGCCGAGGCCCGTAACCGCGAGGAAGCAGAGGCCAACAAGGTGCTGGCCCGGCTGGAGAAGATGGACCTGACCAGTTCCGACTTCGACGCGCAGCTCGCGGCGTTCGAACAGGCTGTGATCGCCCATGCCGAACACGAAGAGCGCGAGGAGTTCCCCGGTGTGCACGCCGGGCGCAGCGAAGAGCAGCTCAGAAACATGGGCACGCGCCTGCGGGCCGCCGAGAAGGTCGCACCCACCCATCCGCACCCCTCGGCGGCAGGGTCGCCGACAGCTCAGTGGACGGTGGGACCCTTCGCGTCCCTGGTGGACCGGACGCGCGACGCCATCAACGAGGCCACGCGCGGCTGACCGCGAGCTTCCCTTCGCATGGCGGCGCCCCCTATACGGCGCTGTCAGCGTCACCGCGGACATCACGTTGGTAATGGCCCGACCAACGACGCGTCCGGGCGTCGCGGGACGGGACCAGGGTTGCTGGGAGAACCGGGGCGTGTGCGGGGCGCAGCGGCGGCATGGACCGCCACCTGCCTCCAGCCGAACGGGCGACGGCGTGGCGGGGCACGCCGGCAACCCGGACCGAACGCCGAGAAAGCGGTCTCCGGCGACCGGGAGGATGCGGACGCCCGGTGGCGCGGCGGAGGCGAGGGCGGCGGGCACGGTGGTCAGCCCGCAGCCGGCGGCGACGAGATGGAGCTTGGCGAGCCAGTCGCGGGCGGTGTGCGCGATCTCGGGGCGCTCGTCCAGGCCCGGCCACACGCCCATCAGCCGGTCCTCGCCGGAGGACGAACCCGCGATCCAGCGCTGCCCGCGCAGGTCGGCGACGTCGATGAACTCGCCGCGGGCCAGCGGGTGGGTGGCGGGTACCGCCAGGTACAGGGCGCGTTCGGTGAGTGTCTGCAGCGCGAGCGGGGGCGACTCGGCGTCCGGCGGGCGGAAGGGCGGCGCGGACGCCAGCAGGGCCACATCCAGGCTGCCGGCCCGCAGGGCGCGCACCAGCGCCGGGGGGGGTCCCTCCCGGCTGACGACGTGCAAGGCGGGGTCCGTGCGGCGCGGCGCGGCCAGGGCCCGGGGCAACAGCACGGCTCCGGCGCTGGGGAATCAGCCCAGCCGGACCGTGCCGGCCTCCCCCGGCAAGCCGGACAGCTCCCTGGCGGTCGCGTCGATCTCATCCAGCACGACCGCCGCGCGGCGCATGACGACGCGGCCGGCCGCGGTGAGCCGCACTCCGTCGCGCCGCCGCTCCAGCAGTTCCGCGCCCGCGACCCGCTCGATCGCGGCGGTCTGCCGGGAGACGGCCGACTGCGTGTAGCCCAGCGAAGCGGCGGCCGCGGTGGAGGTTCCCTGCTCGGCGACGGCGCGGAAGACACGCAGCGCGGTCAGTGACACATCCGTGAAGTCCATGACGTTTACGCATACTAGCCGTGCTGAACTTTCGTTGGACTCATGCACACGGGGTTCCTAGCGTGGCAGGCATGAACGCTTCACGCATCGCCCTCGTCACGGGCGCCAACCAGGGACTCGGCCGCGCCCTCGTCGAAGGACTCGCGGCCCGTATGAACGATCACGACCTGGTCCTGCTCACCGGCCGCAGCCACCGGCGGGTGACGGACGCCGTCCGCGAGGTCGCCTCGTTGCCCGGCACGCGCGCCCGCGTCGAGGCCCGGGTCCTGGACGTCACGGACACCGACGCCATCGCCCGCCTCGCCGAGGAACTGCGTGCCCGGTTCGGCGGGGTCGACATCGTCCTCTCCAACGCGGTCGCCCGGCTGCTGCCCGAGGAGTCGCAGGCCGAGCGGGCGGATGAGTTCATCGACGTCTCCAACACCGCCACCCACGCGATCCTGCGCTCCTTCGGCCCGGTGCTGCGCCCGGGCGGCCGGCTGCTCGTCGTGGCCAGCAGCCTGGGCACCCTCGGTCATCTCGACCCGCGGCTGCACCACCTCTTCGACGATGCAAGCCTCGACCAGGTCGAGTACGCGGTCGAGTCCTGGCGCAGCGCCATCCACCACCGGACCGCGCAGGAGGCGGGCTGGCCGATCTGGCTGAACGTGCCCTCGAAGGTGGCCCAGGTCGCCGCCGTCCGCGCGTTCGCCGCCGAACGCCGCGAACACGACCTCGCCACCGACACGCTGATCGCGGCCGTGTGCCCCGGCATGGTCGACACCGCCACCTCGCGCCCCTGGTTCAGCGACTACAGCCAGGCCCAGTCACCGGCCCAGGCCGCCGAAGCCGTACTCGACCTGGTCTTCGCCGAGCACGTCGACTCCACGCTCTACGGCGAGTTGGTGCGCTTCGGTACGGCCCTGCCCTGGCACGGCGGCACGCCCCGGTGGAACAGGACCGCATGCTCACGCCCTGAGCGCGGCTCTCCCCTACGCCACGCTTTCGCACACCGCAAGGAGTTCATTGTCATGAGTGCCATCACCACCCCGTTCGGCTTCTCCAGCACGGCAGCCGAGGTCGCGCAGGGCATCGACCTCGGCGGCCGCCGTGCCGTTGTCACCGGCGCCTCCTCGGGCCTGGGGGCCGAGACGGCCCGGGCGCTGGCCGCGACCGGCGCGGCCGTGACGCTGGCCGTCCGGGACACGGCGGCGGGCGAGCGCGTCGCCAAGGACATCACCGCATCGACCGGCAACGCGGAGGTGCAGGCCGCGCACCTCGATCTGGCCGACCCCGCGTCCGTCACCGCGTTCACCGCCGGCTGGCAGGGCCCGCTGCACGTCCTGGTGAACAACGCGGGGGTCATGGCCTGCCCGGAGCAGTACACCGAGCAGGGCTGGGAGTGGCAGTTCGCCACCAACCACCTGGGCCACTTCGCCCTTGCCACCGGGCTGCACGACGCGCTGGCCGCCGACGGCAACGCCCGCATCGTCGTGGTGAGTTCCACCGGCCATCAACAGTCACCCGTCGTGTGGGACGACGTCAACTTCGCCTTCCGCCCCTACGACCCGTGGCTGGCCTACGGCCAGTCCAAGACCGCGAACGTTCTCTTCGCGGTGGAGGCGACGCGCCGCTGGGCCGACGACAACATCACCGCCAACGCCCTGATGCCCGGAGCCATTTACACCAATCTGCAGCGCCACACCGGGGGCCGGGGCAGTGGCAGGGTGCCCGCCGAGCTGATCAAGAGCGTCGAGCAGGGCGCCGCGACCTCGGTCCTCCTCGCGACCTCGCCGCTCCTCGAAGGCGTCGGCGGCCGGTATTTTGTCGACTGCAACGAGACCGAGGTCGTCGACCGGCGCTCCGGCACGCTGCACGGAGTCGCCCGGTACGCCGTCGACCCGCACAACGCCCGGCGTCTGTGGGACCTGTCGCAGGACCTGATCACCCGGACAGGGTCCCTCTAGACCAGCTGCACCTGCCGTTCCAGCACGGCCGAGTGAATGCCGACCGATGTGTCGCGCATGTACGCCTGCCGCAGGTCGTGCGCCTTTCGGTACGCCTCGGTCGCGAGCGCCTCGCGCATCGTCTCCTGCGAGTCGAAGCTGATGCGGACGATGGCATCGATCGGTTCCTCGGCACCGTCCTGGCCGGTGTCCGACAGGTAGTACTGCACATACTCCCGCACCTGGGGCAGGGAGGCGTACGTCGGGCCGTACTCGTGCTCCATGAAGCGGCGGAAGTCCTCCGTGGAGACCTCGGGCCGCTTCCGGATCACCGTCATGAGCGTGAGCATTGCCTTCCCTTTCCTGAACACCCGTTCATTGCATCATACACTGAACGAGTGTTCAATGATGGTGTGAGGAGCGAAGACGAGACCAAGAGCGGCCGGGACCTGCGTGCCGAGCTGGTCGCCGCCGCGGTGGACATGCTCGCGCGGCCGCAGCCCATTGCCGTACCGTCACTGCGGTCGATCGCGCGGGCCTGCGGGGTCGCCCCGTCGGCGGTCTACTGGCACTTCCCTTCAGAGGCCGACCTGCGGTCCGCCGTCCTCGACGCCGAGTACGCCTCCCTGATCGAGGCGGTCGAGGCGGCGCTGGACGCCGCCTCCGACGGCACCGACCGGCTGGCGGTCGCGGGCGACGCCTATATCGCGTGGGCGCTGGACCACCCCGGCGCCTACCAACTGCTGTTCGAGAGCGCCGACGAGCTCCCGGCCACCAGAGCCGAGCACGGCCCCCGGCTGCAGCGGCGGATCGTGGAACTGGCCCGCCGAGTCGACCCGGACGCCCCGTTCGCCGCCGCCCTCCTGTTGTGGTCGGCCTGGCACGGCGTGGTCTCCCTGCGCCTGCACAAGACGGAGTGGGACTGGGGCATGACGGCGCAGGAAGCGAACCGACGACTGGTGACGGTGCTCTCGGTTCACCGCGGCGGACCGGCACCCGCTCCCGACAACGGAACCTAGCGACATGGAACACGTGGAAACCTCGAACGGCACACCGGACCCGGACTGCTCCATCGGCCGGGTCGAACACGCTCTCGGCATCATCCGAGGCCGATGGAAACTGCTGATCATCCACCACCTTCTCGTCCGTGAGCCCCGCAGGTTCTCCGATCTCGAACGGGCGATCCCGCAAGTGACCCAGAAGATGCTGATCCAGCAACTGCGCGCCCTGGAGAAGGACCACGTGGTGCGCCGTATCGCCTATCCCGAGGTGCCGCCACATGTCGAGTACGAACTGACCGCGGACGGACGCGCGCTGGCCACCGCGCTCACGGCCCTGCACGACTGGACGGCCCAGTCCCGCAGGGCCGGAGTGCCGCGCGAGGCGGGCGCGCCGGCCCGTCGGCAGCCCGGCTGAGTCAGGCGGTCCCGAAGGTGTCCATCCAGATGATCTCCAGGGCGCGGTGGACGATGCGCCACCCCTCGGGACGCCGTTCGAGCCGGTCGACGAAGAACCCCGTCTGGATGAGATTCCAGCCCCGGCCGTCCGTGCTGCCCTGATGAGAGTGCAGGTGCTGGGTGCGGGCCAGGGCGGCGTCGCCGTCTATGTCGACCGTCGAATAGCCCTGGAAGTGCTGCCACTTGAGCAGTCCGCTCATGGATCCGTCGGCTCCGCGCATCACGTCCACGAGCGTGCGGTAGGGAATGTCCCTCAGCGCCGGGCCACCGGCTGCCGAGTAGTCGACCGTGGCCTCGGCCGCGAAGACGGTGCCCCACTGCTCAAGGACATCATTGTCGCCGCTCTGGTGGAGATCCTGGCCGAGGGCGTAGCGCACCATCAGGTCCTGGATCTCGACACGGTCGGACACATACTGCAGGCGCTGCTCGAGAGACTGGCCGGCGGAAAGTTTCGTGATGCTGTGCGTCATGACGTCACCGTAGAGCGGCACCTCTTGCCCCGTAAGTACCGACAAAAAAGTAAGTATCAGCCGGGCCGCCCGGTCCTCGGATCCCAGAACGGGCGTGGATCAAGCAGCGGAACGCAGGAGGGTGAGCGCCGTGTCCAGTGCCGCCTCCAGGTGCGTGGTGCTGCCGGTGGACATCAGGATGGTCACACCCCCCTGAACCGCGGCGACAAAAGCGGCCGCCGTGCGGTCGGCATCCAATCCCCGGTCGACCGCGCCGTTGTCCTGCATGCGCTGGATACCGGTGCGCAGGGCCTTCTGCCACTGACTGATCAACTGGCGGGTGAGCGCCTGCGCGGCCGGGGTGGTGCGCCCGAGCTCGGTGATCAGCACGCCCAGGGGGCAGTTGACACCCTGCTGCTCGTACCGCCGCACGACCGCGTCGCGCCAGTCCTGCCATGCCGACCATGTACCCAGGTCGCTGAGGTGTGGTTCCTGGTCCTCAAGGACGCGTTCGGCCTCACGGGCCGCCACCGCCAGCAGCAACTCCTCCTTCCCGCCCGGAAAGTAGTGGAAGATCTGGCTCTTGCTGGTCGCGGTGCGGCCACGGATGTCATCGAGGGTCGCCCCGGAAGCGCCCCGCTCGCGGATCTCCTGTGCGGCGCCCTCCACGATGCGGCGCCGGGTCGCCATGCCCTTACGGGTCAGGCGCTGCGCGGCTGCTCCACTGCCGGCCACGGTACCTCCTTGATCATTCAACTCTGGACTTGCTGGTCCATTTTATACGAGGGAGGGTGACGAGACAGACCGAGAAGAAAGGTGGCGACATGCAAGCCATCGTCGTGGAAGAACTGGGCGGCCCGGACCAGCTGCGGATCACACAGCAGCCCACCCCGAGCCCGGACCGGGACAGATCCGCGTGGACATCGCCGTGGCCGGAGTGAACTTCATGGACACCGGAGCCCGCCGGCTCGGTGCGGCCACCGGCGAACTCCCCTTCGTGCCAGGCGTGGAGGGCGCGGGCCGGGTGAGCGCACTGGGCGAAGGCGTCACCGAGTTCGCCGTCGGGGACCGAGCCGCCTGGGTATACGCCTACGGCTCCTACGCCGACCAGATCGTGCTGCCCGCCGCCGACGCTGTGCCGGTACCCGACGACATCTCCGACGAGGTGGCCGTGAGCCTGATGATGCAAGGCATCACCGCCCACCACTTCGTCACCGAGGCCGCCGGCATCCAGCCCGGCCAGGTCACCGTCGTACACGCCGCGGCCGGCGGCCTCGGCCAGAAGCTCACCCAGCTCATCAAGGCACGCGGCGGCACGGTCATCGCCGTCGTCTCCAGCGAACAGAAAGCGGAGACCGCACGGCGCGTGGGCGCCGACCACACCGTGGTGTCCACCGACGACGCGTTCGTCGACCCGGTACTCCGACTCACCGACGGCGTCGGCGTGGACGTCGTCTTCGACGGCGGGGGCGAGACCACGTTCCGCGCCTCGATGAACGTACTGCGCCGGCACGGACTGCTGCTGTACTACGGCGCGGTCATCGGCGCGGTCCCCGTCGTCAACCTGCGTGAACTGCCCCACAGCATCAAGATCTCCTACCCGGTCTTCCGTGACCACATCCCCACCCGCGAGGCACTGCTGCGCCATAGCCGTGACCTCTTCCACCTCGTACGGCACGACCTCCTCGATCCCGGCATCGGCCGCCGCTACCCGCTCAACGACGCCGCCCAAGCGCATCGGGACATCGAATCCCGGGCCACCAGCGGCAAGCTCCTGCTCTTCCCCTGACCCCGGCGGCCGACGACCCACGCGCGAGACCGCCCCCGTCAAGTACGTCCAGCCCTGTCCATGACCTCGGCTCCGAGGGAGGGGTCTGACTGGCGAGCGGGTCTGTCACGTAGTCGGTGGTGACGGTGGGTGCCTGTGAGCGGAGCAGGAGGCGGTGGCGGAGGAGGTCGAATCCGGCGCGTCCGTGCATCTGCCTCATGATCCGTTTGGTGCGGGCCTTCGGTGCGGCCGTTGTGGAAAGGCATCCGGCATACGGCCTCGACGCCGGGATGGTCACGCAGCCAGGACTCCAACATCGCAGTACCCAGGGATTCACTCACTGCCGTCGATGAATCTCCCCGGATGCTGGAGCGGGTCCGCGGCGCCCGGACCGTCTGCAGTCCGATGGAGGAGTTGGATCTCGACGAGCGCTTCGATGTGGTGTTGCTCGGATCATTGCTTGTTCACGCCGGTGATCCACACGTGCGCCAAGGGCTGCTGCGGACCTGCCGACGGCATGTCGCGGACGAGGGCTGCGTACTGATCCAGCGAGAGAGCGAGGGTCGGCACGAGAACCTGCCACAAGAGCGGAAGATCGCTGGCGGTCTCGTCCGGGTAGTATCCACCGATCCGGAGGGCCCAGGTGTGCGGTCCGTCTACGTCGAATACGTCTTGAGGGGCTCAATCCCGAGGAGGGCTGCCGTCTTCTCGTAGACGCGGCGGGCGAGCGCATCGTCCTGGGCCAGGCGCGAGGGCATGTCCGCCTTGGACTTGGTGAAGTAGCCGCCGCTGGGCTGCGGCGTCGGCAGGGCACTGGCGAGCCATACGGGGGTCTTCACGCCCTCCTCGATCGGGATGGCGAACGGTGTGAACAGCGGCGCGGTCAGCCACATCAGGCCACCGGCATTGCTGTTGATCGCGGTGCCCTTCACCATCCCCGGGTTGGCGCTGTACATGGACATCCCGTCCGACAGGCGGCGGGCCAGCTCGCGGGCAGCCAGCAGGCTGACCAGCTTGCTGGTGGCGTAGACGTTCGGCTGGTTGTAGAAGCGGTTGCCCCACGAAGTCCCCGCCACGTCCGGGTCGTTGGCGTCGAGCTTGCCGCGCTTCTCCACGAACGAGGACATGTTGATGATCCGCGCTTCGTCGGTGAGCGCCCTTTCGGCCAGCAGGGCATGCGTGAGGAGGAACGGGGCGTGGTGGTTGATGGCGTAGGTGCGCTCGACACCGTCCGCGGTCTGCTGGTACCTGGGGAAGGCCGCGCCCGCGTTGTTGATGAGGACATCCACAGGGACGCCGTCGGCCGTCAGCTTCGTGGCCAGGCAGCGGGCCTGCGACCACTGCTCCAGGTCGGCCGTGTAGGTCCTGGGCGGCGTGGCGTTGCTGCCGGCGGGGGCCAGGGCCGCCAGGCTGTCGGCCGCGGCACGGGTGCGTGCCTCGTCCCGGCCGACGAGCACGACGCTCTGGCCGAGTTTGAGAAGGTGGCGTGCCGTCTCCAGGCCCAGGCCCGAACTGCCGCCGGTGATGACCGTGGTCTTGCTGTCCATTGCCGTTCCTTGTCCGGGTGCTCCGTCACTGGGTTTCCTCGCCGGTCGATGTCGCGCCGTCGACGACTTCGCGCAGCAGTGCGTGCAGGCGCAGTCGGCTCTCACGGTCCAGGCGGGCGAAGGGTGAGTGCTCGGTGGTGTGCTCCATGACGCGGTCGCGCAGGTCACATCCCTGAGGGGTGAGCTGAATGATCTTTGCGCGCCGGTCACCGGGGTGAGGGACACGGCGGACCAGGCCGCGCTTCTCCAGCCGGTCGATCATCGACGTGGCGGTCGACGCGTCGCACTGCAGCCGGTCGGCCAGACGGCGGGCGGTCATCTCCTCCTCCCGGCTCAGCCGCCACAGCACATCGGTCTGGGTGTCGGTCAGGCCCGCCTCGCGGGCCAGGTCCTTCAGCTCG contains:
- a CDS encoding MarR family winged helix-turn-helix transcriptional regulator, with protein sequence MDDARLNEQLIDYLFAIRTQVHGELKDLAREAGLTDTQTDVLWRLSREEEMTARRLADRLQCDASTATSMIDRLEKRGLVRRVPHPGDRRAKIIQLTPQGCDLRDRVMEHTTEHSPFARLDRESRLRLHALLREVVDGATSTGEETQ
- a CDS encoding TetR/AcrR family transcriptional regulator, with translation MATRRRIVEGAAQEIRERGASGATLDDIRGRTATSKSQIFHYFPGGKEELLLAVAAREAERVLEDQEPHLSDLGTWSAWQDWRDAVVRRYEQQGVNCPLGVLITELGRTTPAAQALTRQLISQWQKALRTGIQRMQDNGAVDRGLDADRTAAAFVAAVQGGVTILMSTGSTTHLEAALDTALTLLRSAA
- a CDS encoding hemerythrin domain-containing protein, giving the protein MSQADEERREAARLPEGDVVAILLEQHARIRDLFTEVKSAEGTHKQQAFDELRALLAVHETAEEMIVRPVAEDTIGKDEAEARNREEAEANKVLARLEKMDLTSSDFDAQLAAFEQAVIAHAEHEEREEFPGVHAGRSEEQLRNMGTRLRAAEKVAPTHPHPSAAGSPTAQWTVGPFASLVDRTRDAINEATRG
- a CDS encoding SDR family NAD(P)-dependent oxidoreductase codes for the protein MDSKTTVITGGSSGLGLETARHLLKLGQSVVLVGRDEARTRAAADSLAALAPAGSNATPPRTYTADLEQWSQARCLATKLTADGVPVDVLINNAGAAFPRYQQTADGVERTYAINHHAPFLLTHALLAERALTDEARIINMSSFVEKRGKLDANDPDVAGTSWGNRFYNQPNVYATSKLVSLLAARELARRLSDGMSMYSANPGMVKGTAINSNAGGLMWLTAPLFTPFAIPIEEGVKTPVWLASALPTPQPSGGYFTKSKADMPSRLAQDDALARRVYEKTAALLGIEPLKTYST
- a CDS encoding EthD domain-containing protein, which translates into the protein MTVIRKRPEVSTEDFRRFMEHEYGPTYASLPQVREYVQYYLSDTGQDGAEEPIDAIVRISFDSQETMREALATEAYRKAHDLRQAYMRDTSVGIHSAVLERQVQLV
- a CDS encoding winged helix-turn-helix transcriptional regulator, translated to MEHVETSNGTPDPDCSIGRVEHALGIIRGRWKLLIIHHLLVREPRRFSDLERAIPQVTQKMLIQQLRALEKDHVVRRIAYPEVPPHVEYELTADGRALATALTALHDWTAQSRRAGVPREAGAPARRQPG
- a CDS encoding SDR family NAD(P)-dependent oxidoreductase, encoding MSAITTPFGFSSTAAEVAQGIDLGGRRAVVTGASSGLGAETARALAATGAAVTLAVRDTAAGERVAKDITASTGNAEVQAAHLDLADPASVTAFTAGWQGPLHVLVNNAGVMACPEQYTEQGWEWQFATNHLGHFALATGLHDALAADGNARIVVVSSTGHQQSPVVWDDVNFAFRPYDPWLAYGQSKTANVLFAVEATRRWADDNITANALMPGAIYTNLQRHTGGRGSGRVPAELIKSVEQGAATSVLLATSPLLEGVGGRYFVDCNETEVVDRRSGTLHGVARYAVDPHNARRLWDLSQDLITRTGSL
- a CDS encoding TetR/AcrR family transcriptional regulator, whose protein sequence is MRSEDETKSGRDLRAELVAAAVDMLARPQPIAVPSLRSIARACGVAPSAVYWHFPSEADLRSAVLDAEYASLIEAVEAALDAASDGTDRLAVAGDAYIAWALDHPGAYQLLFESADELPATRAEHGPRLQRRIVELARRVDPDAPFAAALLLWSAWHGVVSLRLHKTEWDWGMTAQEANRRLVTVLSVHRGGPAPAPDNGT
- a CDS encoding nuclear transport factor 2 family protein; its protein translation is MTHSITKLSAGQSLEQRLQYVSDRVEIQDLMVRYALGQDLHQSGDNDVLEQWGTVFAAEATVDYSAAGGPALRDIPYRTLVDVMRGADGSMSGLLKWQHFQGYSTVDIDGDAALARTQHLHSHQGSTDGRGWNLIQTGFFVDRLERRPEGWRIVHRALEIIWMDTFGTA
- a CDS encoding quinone oxidoreductase family protein, with product MDIAVAGVNFMDTGARRLGAATGELPFVPGVEGAGRVSALGEGVTEFAVGDRAAWVYAYGSYADQIVLPAADAVPVPDDISDEVAVSLMMQGITAHHFVTEAAGIQPGQVTVVHAAAGGLGQKLTQLIKARGGTVIAVVSSEQKAETARRVGADHTVVSTDDAFVDPVLRLTDGVGVDVVFDGGGETTFRASMNVLRRHGLLLYYGAVIGAVPVVNLRELPHSIKISYPVFRDHIPTREALLRHSRDLFHLVRHDLLDPGIGRRYPLNDAAQAHRDIESRATSGKLLLFP
- a CDS encoding class I SAM-dependent methyltransferase, translated to MLERVRGARTVCSPMEELDLDERFDVVLLGSLLVHAGDPHVRQGLLRTCRRHVADEGCVLIQRESEGRHENLPQERKIAGGLVRVVSTDPEGPGVRSVYVEYVLRGSIPRRAAVFS